The proteins below come from a single uncultured Carboxylicivirga sp. genomic window:
- a CDS encoding S9 family peptidase, translating to MKRILFFVGLSFYALSGFAQLGLEDVISGGKNFYKYYMFSYDAKFKGESNDLVIQRKDSVFFQSQGSKQEVLGFDLVAFNQILSNNGIDELKYLPRLTWETSSVVSFSTQQGYYLMDLKNKKVDFIAKPEGADNVDWLRTNSKLAYTKENGLYVYADGQEKEVAIPESDGVVYGTSVHRNEFGITKGTFWSPDASQLAFYRKDESMVTDYPLVNVEERVAELENIKYPMAGMTSHQVTIGIYDLSTGKIHYLKTGEPKDRYFTNISWSADGKYILIAELNREQNHVHFNKYDATSGELVSTLFEEKDDKWVEPQHAALFIPGKNNQFIWQSVKDGYNHLYLYDINGRLIKQITKGNWEVIDVLGFDNKSKNIFITATKETPLEVHAYKVNLVSGKINRITTDAGVHRVAISADGKYAISNYSALKQPMRTVMYSTAGKEIEEIHQAKNPYENMEVGEIKMIDLSTKDGSTPLYGRMVLPPNFDSSKKYPVIVYVYGGPHAQLVQNRWQGGARGWQLYMAQKGYISFTMDNRGTPYRGKDFEQAIHRQLGTLEVEDQMQGINYLKSLPYVDADRIGVHGWSFGGFMTVTLMTEHPEVFKVGVAGGPVIDWKYYEIMYGERYMDMPQENPEGYAKANLNNKVNQLKGRLMIIHGAIDPTVVWQHSLTFVRECVKNGVQLDYFVYPRHEHNVLGHDRVHLMEKVSRYFDDFL from the coding sequence ATGAAGAGAATTTTGTTTTTCGTGGGGCTTAGTTTCTACGCCTTAAGTGGATTTGCACAATTGGGCCTCGAAGATGTTATTTCGGGAGGTAAGAACTTTTATAAGTATTATATGTTCTCGTATGATGCTAAATTTAAAGGAGAAAGTAACGACTTGGTTATTCAGCGAAAAGATAGCGTGTTTTTTCAATCACAGGGTTCAAAACAAGAAGTGTTGGGTTTTGATTTGGTAGCTTTTAATCAGATTTTGAGTAACAATGGTATAGATGAATTGAAGTATCTTCCCCGATTAACGTGGGAAACCAGTTCGGTGGTTAGCTTTTCAACTCAGCAAGGTTATTACTTGATGGATTTAAAAAATAAAAAAGTAGACTTTATTGCTAAACCTGAGGGAGCAGATAATGTAGATTGGTTAAGAACAAATTCTAAGCTGGCTTATACCAAAGAGAACGGTTTGTATGTATATGCAGACGGTCAAGAAAAAGAAGTTGCAATTCCGGAAAGTGATGGAGTAGTTTATGGAACATCAGTACATCGGAATGAGTTTGGTATTACTAAAGGTACTTTTTGGTCGCCAGACGCTTCTCAGTTGGCTTTTTATCGGAAAGATGAATCAATGGTAACTGATTATCCATTGGTAAATGTTGAGGAGCGTGTTGCTGAATTGGAGAATATTAAATATCCAATGGCTGGAATGACAAGCCATCAGGTTACGATTGGTATTTATGATTTGTCGACCGGTAAAATACATTATCTTAAAACAGGAGAACCAAAAGATCGGTATTTTACCAATATTTCTTGGAGTGCAGATGGTAAATATATCTTGATAGCAGAGTTGAACAGGGAACAGAATCATGTACATTTTAATAAGTATGATGCAACATCTGGTGAACTTGTTTCGACTTTATTTGAAGAGAAGGATGATAAATGGGTAGAGCCACAACATGCAGCTCTTTTTATTCCAGGTAAAAATAACCAGTTTATTTGGCAAAGTGTAAAAGATGGATACAACCACTTATATTTATATGATATTAATGGTAGGTTGATTAAACAAATTACAAAAGGTAATTGGGAAGTAATTGATGTTCTTGGTTTTGATAATAAATCGAAGAATATTTTCATTACTGCTACAAAAGAAACTCCTCTTGAAGTTCATGCCTATAAAGTAAACTTAGTATCTGGTAAAATAAATCGGATTACAACTGATGCAGGAGTGCATAGGGTAGCTATTAGTGCAGATGGTAAATATGCTATATCGAATTATAGTGCCTTAAAGCAACCAATGAGAACAGTGATGTATTCAACTGCCGGTAAAGAAATAGAAGAAATTCATCAGGCTAAAAATCCATATGAGAATATGGAAGTTGGTGAAATTAAAATGATTGATCTTTCAACGAAAGATGGAAGTACACCTCTTTATGGTCGAATGGTTCTGCCTCCTAATTTCGATTCAAGTAAAAAATATCCTGTTATTGTTTATGTATATGGAGGCCCTCATGCTCAATTGGTTCAGAATAGATGGCAAGGTGGTGCTCGTGGTTGGCAACTATATATGGCACAAAAAGGTTATATTTCTTTTACAATGGATAACAGAGGTACTCCATATAGAGGAAAAGATTTTGAGCAGGCAATACATCGTCAATTGGGGACACTAGAAGTTGAAGATCAAATGCAGGGAATCAATTATTTGAAGTCATTACCTTATGTTGATGCTGATCGTATTGGTGTTCATGGTTGGAGTTTCGGAGGTTTTATGACCGTTACTTTAATGACAGAACATCCCGAAGTATTTAAAGTGGGTGTAGCGGGTGGTCCGGTTATCGATTGGAAATACTACGAAATAATGTACGGTGAAAGATATATGGATATGCCTCAGGAGAATCCGGAAGGATATGCAAAGGCAAATCTGAACAATAAAGTGAACCAACTAAAAGGTCGTTTAATGATTATTCATGGCGCAATTGATCCAACAGTGGTATGGCAACATAGTTTAACCTTTGTTAGGGAGTGCGTTAAAAATGGAGTTCAACTCGATTATTTTGTATATCCACGTCACGAGCATAATGTATTAGGGCATGATAGAGTTCATTTAATGGAGAAAGTAAGTAGGTATTTTGATGATTTTCTATAA
- a CDS encoding acyl-CoA carboxylase subunit beta — protein MSTQDKVKKLIDLRSEAKLGGGEKRIEKQHAQGKMTARERIEMLLDEGSFEELDMFVTHRCTNFSMEKKKFLGDGVVTGHGTIDGRVVYVYAQDFTVFGGSLSETMALKICKIMDMAMKVGAPVIGINDSGGARIQEGVTSLAGYAEIFERNILASGVIPQISAIFGPCAGGAVYSPALTDFIMMTEDTSYMFVTGPKVVKTVTGEDITVEDLGGANVHASKSGVSHFKVENEEEGILLIRKLISYLPQNNMEEPPVIECHDPIDRLDDQLNAIVPDNPNLPYNMKEVIFSIADDGEFLEVHRNYAKNIITGFCRLDGQSVGVVANQPNFLAGVLDCDASRKAARFVRMCDAFNIPILTLVDVPGFLPGSGQEYAGIITHGAKLMFAYGEATVPKVTVTIRKSYGGAHDVMSCKQLRGDFNYAWPMAEIAVMGAKGAIEVLEGRAVAKLETDEEKAAYVQQKTDEYDQAFANPYQAASYGYIDDVIEPRNTRFRVIRAFQNLQTKKVTNPPKKHSNIPL, from the coding sequence ATGTCAACTCAAGATAAAGTCAAAAAGTTAATCGACCTGCGTAGCGAAGCAAAGCTGGGCGGTGGAGAGAAACGGATCGAAAAACAACACGCTCAGGGCAAAATGACTGCCCGTGAGCGTATTGAAATGTTACTGGATGAAGGTTCTTTCGAAGAACTGGATATGTTTGTAACGCATCGGTGTACAAATTTTTCAATGGAAAAAAAGAAATTTTTGGGCGATGGTGTTGTTACCGGACATGGTACCATTGATGGACGTGTTGTTTATGTTTATGCACAGGATTTTACCGTTTTTGGAGGTTCGTTGTCGGAGACAATGGCTTTAAAAATCTGTAAAATAATGGATATGGCAATGAAAGTAGGAGCTCCTGTTATTGGTATTAACGATTCAGGAGGTGCTCGTATTCAGGAAGGCGTTACTTCATTGGCCGGCTATGCCGAAATCTTTGAACGTAATATACTGGCTTCGGGTGTAATTCCTCAAATTTCTGCCATCTTTGGTCCATGTGCAGGCGGTGCCGTTTATTCTCCAGCATTAACTGACTTTATCATGATGACTGAAGACACCTCTTACATGTTTGTTACCGGACCTAAGGTTGTTAAAACAGTTACCGGTGAGGATATAACTGTTGAAGATCTTGGTGGAGCTAATGTTCATGCTTCAAAGTCGGGGGTGTCTCATTTTAAGGTAGAAAATGAAGAAGAAGGAATTCTGTTAATCAGAAAGTTAATTTCTTATCTTCCTCAAAATAATATGGAAGAACCTCCTGTGATTGAATGTCACGATCCGATTGATCGTTTGGATGATCAGTTAAATGCTATTGTACCTGATAATCCAAACTTGCCTTACAATATGAAGGAGGTTATCTTCTCTATTGCTGATGATGGTGAATTTTTAGAGGTGCATAGAAATTATGCCAAAAACATTATTACCGGTTTTTGTCGTTTAGATGGACAAAGTGTTGGAGTTGTAGCTAATCAACCCAACTTTTTAGCCGGTGTATTAGATTGTGATGCATCGCGCAAGGCCGCGCGTTTTGTGCGCATGTGTGATGCTTTCAATATTCCTATCTTAACATTAGTTGATGTTCCCGGATTCTTGCCAGGTTCAGGACAGGAGTATGCCGGAATCATTACTCACGGAGCCAAACTAATGTTTGCTTACGGTGAAGCTACCGTACCTAAAGTTACTGTAACTATTCGAAAATCATACGGAGGTGCTCATGATGTAATGTCATGTAAGCAGTTAAGAGGTGATTTTAACTATGCATGGCCAATGGCCGAAATTGCAGTAATGGGAGCTAAAGGAGCCATTGAGGTATTGGAAGGAAGAGCTGTTGCTAAATTAGAAACAGACGAAGAAAAAGCTGCTTATGTGCAGCAAAAAACGGATGAATATGATCAGGCATTTGCCAATCCATATCAGGCCGCATCATATGGTTACATTGATGATGTTATTGAACCGCGTAATACACGATTTAGAGTAATTCGTGCATTCCAGAACTTACAAACTAAAAAGGTAACCAATCCTCCAAAGAAACATTCTAATATTCCACTTTAA
- the mce gene encoding methylmalonyl-CoA epimerase codes for MKPTHIEHIGIAVKSLDEAIPYYEKVLGLECYAVEEVADQKVKTAFFMVGQTKLELLESTDPEGPIGKYLEKKGEGIHHLAFAVENLAEKLTLAEERGIRLIDKTPRKGAEGLNIGFLHPKSTFGVLTELCEDPNK; via the coding sequence ATGAAACCTACGCATATTGAGCACATTGGTATTGCTGTGAAGAGTTTGGATGAGGCTATTCCTTATTACGAAAAAGTTTTAGGATTAGAATGTTATGCAGTTGAGGAAGTAGCTGATCAAAAAGTAAAAACTGCCTTTTTTATGGTTGGTCAAACAAAATTGGAGTTGTTAGAGTCGACTGATCCAGAAGGTCCAATTGGAAAATACCTAGAGAAAAAAGGTGAAGGCATCCACCACTTGGCTTTTGCTGTTGAAAATCTTGCCGAAAAGCTAACTTTAGCTGAGGAAAGAGGTATCAGATTAATTGACAAAACTCCTCGTAAAGGTGCTGAAGGTTTGAACATCGGATTCTTACATCCAAAATCAACTTTTGGTGTTTTAACCGAGCTTTGCGAAGACCCTAATAAATAA